A window of Pseudomonas denitrificans (nom. rej.) genomic DNA:
TCATTCAGGCATGTGCCGATCTGAAGCAGATCATGGACGATGTGTGTCGGGACCACGAACCGGTGGCTATCACGCGCCAGCGCGGCGAACCGGTAGTGATGATTTCTCTGGAGGACTACAACGGCATGCAGGAAACCCTCCACTTGCTGAGCTCCGCCGCCAACACCAAGCGCCTGCGTGAGTCCCTCGATGAGGTGCGCGCCGGCTACTAGGTCAGGGGTTGGCCGTTGAATGAGAGCTCGAAAAGTCGTAGCAGTCGTTTTTCTGCACTACCGAAAGATGGACGTGTTGTGATTGTTTCAAACAGGGCCGCTAATGCGGCCCTATTCATTTCCGGTCAGTCGCGCCAGGCGAGTTGCGGGACTTCTTCCCAGCGCATCCACAGGTCGCCTTGCCAGTTCAGCAGCATCAGGCGGCGGGCGTCCCAGGTGAGGAGGACGCGGCGGGGTGCTTCGGATTCAGGGGTGTGCTGGTCGCGCAGGGTGGGAATGACGTCGTGGCAGAGCCAGCGGTCCAGTGCTTCGAGTTCGGGGTGGCCGAAGCGGACGAAGGCCTTGTAGATGGCGGCTTCGCTGAGCAGGACGGTGTCTTCCGTGGTGCCGGTGCGGTAGGTCAGCGGGAGGGTCTGGACTTCGTGGGGGAAGAAGCGGTGGTGAAAGCTGTCGGGATACTGGACGGAGAGCAGGCGGGCGATATCGCGGGAGGCGAACCAGGCCTGGTTGTCGAGCATCAGACCGCGCAGGAAGCGCTTTTTGCGGGTGAAGAAGGTTGGGGTGTAGATGACGTTGTGCATTGAGTGGAGCTCCTACTAGTCGTTGAGAGCTGCCTCCTGCGTCGCCAAACGAAGGGTGGCAGACCGCGCGGGGTTGGCGAACCGGTAGTAGGACCCGGCAGACCTGGAGGTCTCCCCGCGCGATCTGCCCTAGAGCATCGCAGATATCTGCAATCGTGCGGGGGCCTGCTGGAACATTCGCTGTTCCTGCATGCACCTATTGGCGCCATTGCGCCTACTAAGTCGGGTCGCCAAACCCAGGTCACTGATGTGACTGGGCGAGGATAGGAATGCCAGGGATACCCAACAAGCAGCCGTTTCCGGCGTGCGTGTAGGAGCGGGCCATGCCCGCGATCCGCCGGCAGGGCCGGCGGTGGGGGCAGGCGCGAAGATCAGCCCAGGTGCTTCTTCAGGTAGATGCGCTGATGCCCCGGCGGGCAGTCTTCCAGCACGCCCATGCGCTCGAAGCCCTGTTTCTCGTAGAAGCCGGGAGCCTGGAAGCTGTAGGTGTAGAGGAACAGGCCAACGCAGCCGCGGCGGCGGGCTTCGTCTTCGGCGAGGGCGATGAGCTGGCTGCCCAGGCCGCTGCCGCGCTGGTCGTCCTGCAGCCAGAGATAGTCGATGTAGAGCCAGCCCATGCCGGATTGGCCGAACATGCCGCCAACCACTTCGCCGTCGTCGCTGCGGGCGTAGAGTTCGAAGTCGTCGTAGGTGTTGCTGCGGCCCATCTGGCCCAGGTTGTAGGCGAGCAGGCCTTTGACCACTACGTCGCGCGCTTGCGGGTCGATGCCGAGGGTGAAGTCGAATGGGGTTTGCATGGTGCCCTCCGGATTGGCGAAGGCGACCAGTCTAGGGAGATGCCGCCACGATGGGTAGGCACCTTTGGTAGCGGCGGGCGTGTTGGGATGAAGAGCGCGGTGCGCTCAGAGCAGTTCCTTGCGCGTGGTGTTGATCAATTGCAGCTGTGTGTCGCGGAAGAAAAGGTAGCGATAGGCACCGTTGTTCGGGCCGTACATCCAGGTTTCCAGCTGCGGCCGGCCGGGGATGAACTTGCCGTCCGGTCCGCGCCTTGGCTTCGTGGGCGGTGTGACGACACGCTTGTCCGGTTGCCCGCACTTGGCGAGCACCTCGTCCATCGGATCGCCCTCGTTGATCAGGCTGGTAC
This region includes:
- a CDS encoding type II toxin-antitoxin system Phd/YefM family antitoxin, whose product is MQVLTFIQACADLKQIMDDVCRDHEPVAITRQRGEPVVMISLEDYNGMQETLHLLSSAANTKRLRESLDEVRAGY
- a CDS encoding BRO family protein, translating into MHNVIYTPTFFTRKKRFLRGLMLDNQAWFASRDIARLLSVQYPDSFHHRFFPHEVQTLPLTYRTGTTEDTVLLSEAAIYKAFVRFGHPELEALDRWLCHDVIPTLRDQHTPESEAPRRVLLTWDARRLMLLNWQGDLWMRWEEVPQLAWRD
- a CDS encoding GNAT family N-acetyltransferase, which gives rise to MQTPFDFTLGIDPQARDVVVKGLLAYNLGQMGRSNTYDDFELYARSDDGEVVGGMFGQSGMGWLYIDYLWLQDDQRGSGLGSQLIALAEDEARRRGCVGLFLYTYSFQAPGFYEKQGFERMGVLEDCPPGHQRIYLKKHLG
- a CDS encoding DUF2845 domain-containing protein, which gives rise to MRPWLIALLLTLAAGAAHAGTLRCGTSLINEGDPMDEVLAKCGQPDKRVVTPPTKPRRGPDGKFIPGRPQLETWMYGPNNGAYRYLFFRDTQLQLINTTRKELL